From Calonectris borealis chromosome 7, bCalBor7.hap1.2, whole genome shotgun sequence, one genomic window encodes:
- the ARL3 gene encoding ADP-ribosylation factor-like protein 3 isoform X3 encodes MGLLSILRKLKSAPDQEVRILLLGLDNAGKTTLLKQLASEDISHITPTQGFNIKSVQSQGFKLNVWDIGGQRKIRPYWRNYFENTDILERSGFETLAGHTSRAPLWPSRRGTWHGGEIYVIDSADRKRFEETGQELAELLDEEKLSGVPVLIFANKQDLLTAAPASEIAEGLNLHTIRDRVWQIQSCSALSGEGVQDVVETKGISRFRKILSEFLKKRSTGNH; translated from the exons ATG GGTTTACTGTCAATCCTGCGTAAACTGAAAAGCGCCCCAGACCAGGAGGTGAGAATCCTCCTCTTGGGACTGGATAATGCAGGCAAGACCACACTCCTGAAACAGCTGGCATCTGAGGACATCAGCCACATCACGCCAACACAG GGCTTTAACATCAAAAGTGTGCAGTCTCAAGGCTTCAAACTGAACGTATGGGACATAGGCGGACAGAGGAAGATCAGGCCGTACTGGAGGAACTATTTTGAAAACACTGATATCCTT GAAAGATCTGGGTTTGAGACACTAGCAGGACACACTTCGCGTGCGCCTCTGTGGCCATCGAGAAGGGGGACATGGCATGGCGGTGAG ATCTATGTCATTGACAGTGCAGATAGGAAGAGGTTTGAAGAAACGGGTCAG GAGCTGGCTGAGCTTTTGGATGAAGAAAAGCTTAGTGGAGTCCCCGTGCTCATATTCGCTAACAAGCAGGATTTGCTGACAGCTGCCCCTGCTTCAGAGATTGCCGAGGGACTGAACCTACACACAATCCGGGACAGAGTCTGGCAGATCCAGTCTTGTTCAGCTCTTTCAGGAGAGGGAGTACAG GATGTTGTGGAGACCAAAGGTATCAGTCGGTTCAGAAAAATACTAAGTGAATTTCTGAAGAAGAGATCCACAGGCAATCACTGA
- the ARL3 gene encoding ADP-ribosylation factor-like protein 3 isoform X5: protein MGLLSILRKLKSAPDQEVRILLLGLDNAGKTTLLKQLASEDISHITPTQGFNIKSVQSQGFKLNVWDIGGQRKIRPYWRNYFENTDILIYVIDSADRKRFEETGQELAELLDEEKLSGVPVLIFANKQDLLTAAPASEIAEGLNLHTIRDRVWQIQSCSALSGEGVQDGMNWVCKNVNAKKK, encoded by the exons ATG GGTTTACTGTCAATCCTGCGTAAACTGAAAAGCGCCCCAGACCAGGAGGTGAGAATCCTCCTCTTGGGACTGGATAATGCAGGCAAGACCACACTCCTGAAACAGCTGGCATCTGAGGACATCAGCCACATCACGCCAACACAG GGCTTTAACATCAAAAGTGTGCAGTCTCAAGGCTTCAAACTGAACGTATGGGACATAGGCGGACAGAGGAAGATCAGGCCGTACTGGAGGAACTATTTTGAAAACACTGATATCCTT ATCTATGTCATTGACAGTGCAGATAGGAAGAGGTTTGAAGAAACGGGTCAG GAGCTGGCTGAGCTTTTGGATGAAGAAAAGCTTAGTGGAGTCCCCGTGCTCATATTCGCTAACAAGCAGGATTTGCTGACAGCTGCCCCTGCTTCAGAGATTGCCGAGGGACTGAACCTACACACAATCCGGGACAGAGTCTGGCAGATCCAGTCTTGTTCAGCTCTTTCAGGAGAGGGAGTACAG
- the ARL3 gene encoding ADP-ribosylation factor-like protein 3 isoform X4, which produces MGLLSILRKLKSAPDQEVRILLLGLDNAGKTTLLKQLASEDISHITPTQGFNIKSVQSQGFKLNVWDIGGQRKIRPYWRNYFENTDILERSGFETLAGHTSRAPLWPSRRGTWHGGEIYVIDSADRKRFEETGQELAELLDEEKLSGVPVLIFANKQDLLTAAPASEIAEGLNLHTIRDRVWQIQSCSALSGEGVQDGMNWVCKNVNAKKK; this is translated from the exons ATG GGTTTACTGTCAATCCTGCGTAAACTGAAAAGCGCCCCAGACCAGGAGGTGAGAATCCTCCTCTTGGGACTGGATAATGCAGGCAAGACCACACTCCTGAAACAGCTGGCATCTGAGGACATCAGCCACATCACGCCAACACAG GGCTTTAACATCAAAAGTGTGCAGTCTCAAGGCTTCAAACTGAACGTATGGGACATAGGCGGACAGAGGAAGATCAGGCCGTACTGGAGGAACTATTTTGAAAACACTGATATCCTT GAAAGATCTGGGTTTGAGACACTAGCAGGACACACTTCGCGTGCGCCTCTGTGGCCATCGAGAAGGGGGACATGGCATGGCGGTGAG ATCTATGTCATTGACAGTGCAGATAGGAAGAGGTTTGAAGAAACGGGTCAG GAGCTGGCTGAGCTTTTGGATGAAGAAAAGCTTAGTGGAGTCCCCGTGCTCATATTCGCTAACAAGCAGGATTTGCTGACAGCTGCCCCTGCTTCAGAGATTGCCGAGGGACTGAACCTACACACAATCCGGGACAGAGTCTGGCAGATCCAGTCTTGTTCAGCTCTTTCAGGAGAGGGAGTACAG